Sequence from the Synechococcales cyanobacterium T60_A2020_003 genome:
CTAGGTAGCGATCGCTGTATCCAATTTGAAACCCTGTATTATCGCTAAAGATATTATTGCGAATCTGGATATCCCGCAGGTTATCTGAGAAAAGATAGAGTCCACCCGTGATCCAGTAAAATTCTTCGCCTGGATTCGGTTCACCATAGCCATTATGATGCACCGTATTGTTATAGATCTGAACATTTTCCCGGAGTCCATCCTGCCCCCAGCGCGAAAAAAAGATCCCCGTTCCCCAATTGTCATAGAGCAAATTATGGTGGAAGCGAATATCGCGGGCTACGGAACCCCCCTCGACTGAAATGGCAAACCCTGTTCCTTTACAGTCATGAACCACATTATGGGCAAACTCGATGTCTTCAAGGTGTCCCCAACTGTCCACGTAGAGTCCCTGACGCTGCATGTGGTGAACATAGTTGTGGTGAACCGTGCCGTGCTTACTTTCCTCTTTGATATCGATTCCCTCTTTCTGTCCATCTCGCAGCAGATTATACGCAACCTCAAAATACTCAACGCTGCCTAAAGAGATGGCCTCGTGGGGCGTTTCGGGAAACTCATTGGGGAAGCCCGTCATATCCGGATCGTTGGCATTAATGACGGTGTTGTCAACTACCGTCTGATGCGTGCTATTCCATACGCCGATACCGGGTGAAAAAGTATTTTCGATCGTGTTGTTTTGGAGTTTAATATGATTGCTATTGCGAACGGCGTTGTTGCATGAAAGAGGGGTTGCGGGCAGGAGAGGCATGGTAAATTTCAGTTATCACAGGCTTTGTTGCATGATTAGAAAAACGGTCAGGTTCGCCTTGAGAGTGTCCTGGTA
This genomic interval carries:
- a CDS encoding right-handed parallel beta-helix repeat-containing protein — protein: MPLLPATPLSCNNAVRNSNHIKLQNNTIENTFSPGIGVWNSTHQTVVDNTVINANDPDMTGFPNEFPETPHEAISLGSVEYFEVAYNLLRDGQKEGIDIKEESKHGTVHHNYVHHMQRQGLYVDSWGHLEDIEFAHNVVHDCKGTGFAISVEGGSVARDIRFHHNLLYDNWGTGIFFSRWGQDGLRENVQIYNNTVHHNGYGEPNPGEEFYWITGGLYLFSDNLRDIQIRNNIFSDNTGFQIGYSDRYLETNPNINDVLDTKAIAIDRNLIYGDNWSDRPIYAGWPPDNYANIYGINGSNAFLTEPAFIDPDSGNFYLQQTPSADSTNPSSIGAFPRSEAPNLWWQTDFPPQAINE